A genomic window from Glycine soja cultivar W05 chromosome 10, ASM419377v2, whole genome shotgun sequence includes:
- the LOC114372623 gene encoding 1-aminocyclopropane-1-carboxylate oxidase homolog 1-like yields MGFTSTSEKEEMFMADSERAKELKAFDDTKLGVKGLVDAGITKIPRIFYHPSDNFKRVSEFGHEDYTIPVIDLARIHEDPSERKRVVERVKEASETWGFFQIVNHGIPVSTLEEMSDGVLRFFEQDSEVKKEFYTRDQRPFMYNSNFNLYTKAPTSWKDSFFCDLAPIAPKPEDFPSVCRDILVGYSNQVMKLGTLLFELLSEALGLNSIYLRDIGCNVGQFAFGHYYPSCPESELTLGTIKHADVDFITVLLQDHIGGLQVLHQDTWIDVTPVPGALVVNIGDFLQLISNDKFKSAQHRVLAKTVGPRVSIACFFSPAFHPSSRTYAPIKELLSEDNPAKYREFSIPEFTAHYRTKCMKGTSPLLHFKI; encoded by the exons ATGGGGTTCACTAGTACAAGTGAAAAAGAAGAGATGTTCATGGCGGATTCAGAAAGAGCAAAGGAGCTCAAAGCTTTTGATGACACAAAACTTGGTGTCAAAGGACTTGTTGATGCAGGAATTACCAAGATCCCTCGCATATTCTATCATCCCTCTGATAATTTCAAGAGGGTCTCAGAATTTGGCCATGAAGATTACACTATTCCAGTTATAGACCTGGCAAGAATTCATGAAGATCCTAGTGAACGCAAAAGGGTTGTTGAGAGAGTCAAAGAAGCATCAGAGACATGGGGTTTCTTTCAGATTGTGAATCATGGCATCCCTGTGAGTACTCTGGAGGAGATGTCAGATGGGGTGCTAAGGTTTTTTGAGCAAGATAGTGAGGTCAAGAAGGAGTTTTATACTCGTGATCAAAGACCCTTTATGTATAAtagcaattttaatttatataccaAAGCTCCAACTAGTTGGAAGGACTCTTTCTTCTGTGATCTTGCCCCTATTGCCCCTAAACCAGAGGACTTTCCATCTGTTTGCAG AGACATACTGGTGGGTTACTCAAATCAAGTAATGAAACTAGGGACTTTGCTGTTTGAGTTACTATCAGAAGCTCTTGGTCTGAACTCAATCTACTTAAGAGATATCGGTTGCAATGTGGGACAATTTGCTTTTGGCCATTACTATCCTTCCTGTCCTGAATCAGAATTAACTTTGGGAACGATAAAGCATGCTGACGTTGATTTCATTACAGTGCTTCTACAAGACCATATAGGTGGCCTCCAAGTTCTTCATCAGGACACGTGGATCGATGTAACCCCTGTGCCTGGGGCTCTAGTTGTTAACATTGGTGATTTTCTACAG CTAATCTCAAATGACAAATTCAAGAGTGCTCAACACAGAGTACTGGCCAAAACTGTTGGTCCAAGAGTCTCTATTGCATGCTTTTTTAGTCCAGCATTCCATCCATCTTCAAGGACTTATGCTCCCATTAAGGAACTTTTATCTGAAGACAATCCTGCAAAATACAGAGAATTTTCAATTCCAGAATTTACAGCTCACTACAGAACAAAATGCATGAAGGGTACTTCTCCTCTACTACATTTCAAGATTTGA